A single Mercenaria mercenaria strain notata chromosome 9, MADL_Memer_1, whole genome shotgun sequence DNA region contains:
- the LOC123538138 gene encoding uncharacterized protein LOC123538138 produces MGLFRGKIVKGLKFAKTKRSTYLLKRKPCVLTPGSTPFSKRLKSSDSTTATPSSSASKKVKLKRLVSPMKSSKKKILFTTIDPVPDMTTTSYIEPAGSHSFFKMPDEILRDLGCSNISLMNEDVDKSNDNEEGYDDDDDYDDDFKGGDSEDQSSSLDFQNTEIMTLLPGVIKEFEINGKLNVLEQFFRLVKEKKFPMRNIAFLLWCDVVRWFENSDTRQMRYSPECLQFFWVGKKLFGGRFVRFMSGMKSETQLLKGSHMFDPQNASVNFACPSESILSSVNPLGDELPTFYKPGLMEPMIKFKAQKDDKNNSYVLMLDGKKIKRGTDVDLLGFETDKTLKEREDERDRQLKVLDKSIIAITSAQEKTNEIQETPKEMKSSILTHLIGLLLLFSEVLRGLRKLRFKKQHSLSKLKDLGGDEWRKSKYAYAIDTCITTLWRIGNVIDKAMNVQRCICKAGACINKTAHLFAQTDMIDLNCQANLRILKSPDKLPAGTVVKNTSIIKQRSDLWFAERKEMKVTGSSIFQAIGCDSLKRQEEHFEKVINGVDPPEPSETQQKAMQHGTDCENHQVATMCGMIMPFLYPDLIFQEEGYYVKDNILVSPDGSLRSMDNSVKYAFEGKAPVEKTFTTTLHDQVPDRYITQTLFEQKALQADGTLYISWTDYSCTLFKVIPNENLCDKIQEEIHDLYYTEKPKRMTRLSNRSKEIKNDLSKAAEHCIFLGEFPSIKGSIKEETIGSEFDDDSPYLKHTVAKGRNISSCTYDELQRHLLLGQEVIKDAYEVQRVMASQVVVYLLADLDRFWKNEQPHAIPVLYFYRGYSLSMDITRKITETCKTACRSNGLDVIVSAADGEFTPLIVRGRDGNPLTQHQLAKDVWKETGKMTKLDMIKDFLNETKEVKTTVEFVTSGDYSHEQHQLRVVSSATGALTKIRTPRKGWTQPKDTNKKVKDVNVINTIEEEEVIADLNNDEENDQIEIQEEIQTLPDTNENNEVSQNETEINNTDNTQEEIPDKIIDFVDISSALSSLNYQKWSNIASDVLGQYFQSADTLKRFTVKELIEVTKCINSKQIDKSRLLKTSNLKKHDLVNQLSELIADGSKIPEKISQRKRNVPSLKKIAQRVIMKRSYPKRVLNVAYSNFIWPEKLRQWTVNARVSNAVKIYGIDEDFYPYYVPDKSEQGDFEIFVYDKTHLGSNLRKAICLDRVYGVSKKAWQSVSEVRPDILNPTLLEVTEEGKIIDQMKERLARNMLSKNVEEQMRENGDIQEANFCEVVREGLYSADDTPGIPAVDRCKKRLALIE; encoded by the exons ATGGGGCTCTTTCGAGGAAAGATTGTGAAAGGTTTgaaatttgcaaaaacaaaacgATCAACATATCTACTAAAGAGAAAACCATGCGTTTTGACCCCAGGTTCAACACCATTTTCGAAAAGATTAAAATCTTCGGATTCTACCACGGCAACACCATCGTCATCAGCCtcaaaaaaggtaaaattaaagAGACTAGTAAGTCCTATGAAATCGTCAAagaagaaaatcttatttacgaCCATTGACCCCGTACCTGATATGACTACAACTTCATATATAGAACCAGCTGGAAgtcattcttttttcaaaatgccTGACGAGATTCTGAGGGATTTAGGATGTTCCAACATTTCATTGATGAATGAAGATGTTGATAAAAGTAATGATAATGAAGAAGGttatgacgatgatgatgattatgatgacgATTTTAAAGGTGGGGATAGCGAAGATCAGTCATCGTCTTTGGATTTTCAAAACACAGAGATAATGACTTTACTACCTGGTGTAATAAAGGAATTTGAAATAAACGGAAAGCTAAATGTTTTAGAACAATTCTTTCGTCtcgtaaaagaaaagaaatttccTATGCGTAACATAGCATTTTTGCTTTGGTGTGATGTTGTTAGGTGGTTCGAAAATTCGGATACAAGGCAGATGAGATACAGTCCTGAGTGTTTGCAGTTTTTCTGGGTCGGAAAGAAACTTTTTGGGGGACGATTTGTTCGATTTATGTCGGGTATGAAAAGTGAGACTCAGCTGTTAAAAGGCAGTCATATGTTTGACCCACAGAATGCTAGCGTTAACTTTGCCTGTCCGAGTGAGTCAATCCTGTCATCTGTGAACCCTTTAGGGGACGAACTTCCAACTTTTTATAAACCAGGTTTGATGGAACCAATGATCAAGTTTAAAGCACAGAAAGATGACAAAAACAATTCTTATGTTTTAATGCTGgatggtaaaaaaataaaacgcGGGACAGACGTAGATCTCTTAGGTTTTGAAACTGATAAAACATTGAAAGAGCGAGAAGATGAAAGAGACCGACAGCTCAAAGTCTTAGATAAGTCAATCATTGCAATCACAAGTGCGCAAGAAAAAACAAATGAGATACAGGAAACACCAAAGGAAATGAAAAGCAGCATTTTGACTCACCTCATTGGTCTACTACTTCTTTTCTCGGAAGTTTTGCGGGGATTAAGAAAATTAAGATTTAAAAAGCAACATAGTTTGTCAAAATTAAAAGACCTTGGTGGCGATGAATGGCGAAAATCTAAATATGCCTATGCAATTGATACTTGCATTACGACGTTGTGGAGAATCGGAAATGTGATAGATAAAGCTATGAATGTTCAGCGTTGCATCTGCAAAGCTGGAGCTTGCATAAATAAAACTGCTCACCTTTTTGCTCAAACTGACATGATTGACCTAAACTGTCAGGCGAATTTGAGAATTTTAAAATCTCCGGATAAATTACCAGCGGGAACTGTCGTGAAAAACACTTCAATAATAAAACAACGGTCTGATCTTTGGTTTGCCGAAAGAAAGGAAATGAAAGTCACGGGTAGTTCAATTTTTCAGGCAATAGGCTGTGACAGTTTGAAACGACAGGAAGAACATTTTGAAAAGGTGATAAATGGTGTTGATCCGCCTGAACCATCTGAAACTCAACAAAAGGCAATGCAGCATGGTACTGATTGCGAGAACCATCAGGTAGCAACAATGTGTGGAATGATCATGCCATTTCTGTATCCAGACCTAATATTTCAAGAAGAAGGGTACTATGTAAAGGATAACATATTAGTATCGCCGGATGGAAGTTTAAGATCTATGGACAATTCTGTTAAATATGCGTTTGAAGGAAAAGCTCCTGTGGAGAAAACTTTCACGACAACATTGCACGATCAGGTTCCAGACCGTTACATTACCCAAACTTTGTTTGAGCAAAAGGCGCTACAAGCAGATGGGACGCTTTATATATCATGGACTGACTATTCATGTACATTGTTCAAG GTAATTCCCAATGAAAATCTATGCGACAAAATTCAAGAAGAAATCCATGACCTATACTATACAGAAAAACCAAAACGTATGACACGTTTGTCTAACAGATCAAAAGAAATCAAAAATGACTTGTCAAAAGCAGCCGAACACTGCATCTTCTTAGGTGAATTTCCGTCTATAAAAGGCAGCATTAAAGAGGAAACTATTGGTTCTGAGTTTGACGATGACTCGCCATATTTGAAACACACGGTGGCAAAAGGACGAAATATTTCCTCGTGTACGTACGATGAATTGCAAAGACATCTACTACTTGGGCAAGAAGTAATCAAAGACGCTTATGAAGTACAGCGCGTGATGGCTTCGCAAGTGGTCGTTTATCTTCTCGCAGACCTGGACAGATTTTGGAAAAATGAACAACCACACGCTATACCTGTACTGTATTTTTATCGTGGTTATAGTTTATCAATGGATATAACACGTAAAATCACGGAAACATGTAAAACTGCATGTAGATCAAATGGATTGGATGTAATAGTTAGTGCAGCAGATGGGGAATTCACACCACTCATAGTAAGAGGCCGTGATGGCAATCCATTAACTCAACACCAGCTGGCAAAAGATGTTTGGAAAGAGACCGGAAAGATGACAAAATTAGATATGATTAAAGACTTCTTAAATGAAACCAAAGAAGTGAAGACAACAGTAGAATTTGTTACAAGTGGGGATTACTCTCACGAACAACACCAACTCCGAGTGGTTTCTAGTGCAACAGGAGCACTGACGAAAATACGCACGCCACGTAAAGGTTGGACACAACCAAAGGATACAAATAAAAAGGTTAAAGACGTGAATGTAATAAACACGATCGAGGAGGAAGAGGTGATTGCCGatttaaataatgatgaagagAATGATCAAATAGAAATTCAAGAAGAAATTCAAACACTTCCggatacaaatgaaaataacgaGGTGTCTCAAAATGAAACGGAGATAAACAATACCGATAATACACAGGAAGAAATCCCGGACAAAATTATCGATTTTGTAGATATTTCAAGCGCTTTGTCTTCTTTGAACTATCAAAAATGGTCAAATATTGCATCGGATGTTCTAGGTCAGTATTTTCAATCAGCAGATACCTTAAAACGGTTCACTGTCAAAGAGTTAATCGAAGTGACAAAGTGTATAAATAGTAAACAGATAGACAAAAGTAGACTTTTGAAAACCAGTAACTTGAAAAAACATGACTTAGTTAACCAGCTTTCAGAACTGATTGCGGATGGTTCAAAGATCCCTGAAAAAATTAGTCAGAGAAAACGGAACGTACCATCTCTTAAGAAAATAGCTCAACGTGTAATTATGAAACGGTCATACCCGAAACGGGTATTAAATGTTGCATATAGCAATTTTATTTGGCCGGAGAAATTAAGGCAGTGGACAGTAAATGCGCGCGTAAGTAACGCGGTAAAGATATATGGTATAGATGAAGACTTCTATCCATATTATGTGCCCGATAAAAGTGAACAAGGGGATTTCGAGATCTTTGTATACGATAAAACTCACCTTGGAAGCAACCTGAGAAAGGCAATTTGTTTAGATCGGGTTTACGGTGTGTCAAAGAAAGCATGGCAAAGTGTTTCAGAAGTAAGGCCAGATATTCTGAATCCAACACTTTTAGAAGTAACTGAAGAGGGGAAAATAATAGATCAGATGAAAGAAAGACTGGCACGTAATATGTTAAGCAAAAATGTAGAGGAGCAGATGAGAGAGAACGGTGATATTCAAGAAGCCAATTTTTGCGAGGTCGTGCGAGAGGGTTTATATTCAGCAGATGACACACCAGGTATTCCAGCTGTTGACAGATGCAAAAAAAGATTAGCCCTTATAGAATGA